The Skermanella rosea sequence GTCCAAGCTGGCGCTGACGCTGGAGGTCGGGCAGTCGCTGTTCTGCCCGCTGGCGGCCCTGTGCCTGACCACCTCGCTGTCGCTGCTCTGGATGGAGGCCGGCCAGCAGCCGCTGGCGCTGTCGGTCCTGGGACTGGTCGCGACCGCCATGGGCGTCTTCTCGGCGACCACCTTCGTCACCCTGGGCCAGGTGGCGCTGGGCCGCCGGCCGCTGCGCGCCGTCCCGCTGAGCATCCTGGCCGCGATGACGCTGACCTCGGGCCTGATCCTGTCCAACTCGCGCGCGGTGTACGAGGCCGCCGTGGGCAGGCAGTCGCCCTTCGTGCGCACGCCCAAGATGGGCGGCGGCCCGGTTATCCCCGCGGCGCCGGTGCGCCGCGCCGGCCCGACCGGCATTCCGGAGATCGTGCTGGGGGGCTGCCTGTTCTTCACGATGGTGCTGCACGAGGGCTGGTACTCGCCCCTGCTCGGCACGACCATCCTGGGCCTGGCCGTGGTCGGCGGCGCGTTGTTCAGGGAGCGCTGGCAGGTGCTTCGCGCGGTGGTGCCGTAACCCGGCCCCGGCGTTCCGGCGGGATCGCCACGCAGGTCAGCACCAGCGAGAGCGGCCGGCCGGTCCGCGGGTCGGCCGGTTCCCGCAGGTCGGCCACCCGCCAGCCGCCGTCCCGCAGGTCCCCGATCCAGGTTTCGAGCGTCCGGAAATACCAGGGCATCGGGCTCCAGGGTTCGCCGCCGGGGCCGCCGAACCCGGCGAAACTCTCCTCGCGCCAGCCGTCGGCATAGGGGCCGTCGCCGCAGGCGGTCCAGGGATGCACCGTCTGGATCACCAGCGCTCCGGCCGACGCGCAGGCCGCCAGGGCCCGGAGCAGGCCCGACAGATCCTCGTCCAGCAGCGCGAAATTGGCCGCGACGGCGTCGAACGGTCCGCCGAGGCGACCGGGATCGGCGGCGATCGCGGCGTAATCGGCATGGAGATACCCGCCGTCCGGATCGGCCTCGCGGGCGAGCCGGACCAGTTCGGCGCTGCCGTCGGCGCCGGTGACCCGGCAGCCCGCTTCGTCGCGCAGGCGGCGGGCGAGCCAGCCTTCCCCGCAGCCGAGGTCCAGGACGTGGGCGGGACGCAGGCGGGCCACGGCCCCGAGGATGGCCGAGTCGGTTCCCGCCCGGCGGCTGGCGATCGCTCCCGACCGCACCGCGGCGGTCCACCGCCCGGCATTGTCGTGCCAGGACCCCTGGATTCTCCGGTCCGTCGGTGAAGCCGACATGGTGCTCTCCCGGTTTCGGCGGTAATCCTGCGGACACTATAGTCATATACCTTTGGCCTTGCGGGCGCATTCCGGCGCGGCTGGACAGGATATGGATGTTCACGTATTGTTCTTTTGCTGGATGTCTTTCGAACCTGATGGGAGGCGAGGGCCATGACTGTGATGAGGCTGTACTGGATGCCGCGGACCCGGTCCATGCGGACGCTCTGGCTGCTGGAGGAGGCGGGATGCCCGTATGAGAGGGTCCTGGTCGATCTTTCCACCGGAGCCCAGTCCACGCCGGAGTACCGCCGCGTCAACCCCATGGCCAAGGTCCCGGCGCTGGTGGACGGGGAGGCCGTCGTCGCCGAGTCGGCGGCGATCTGCGCCTACGTGGCCGACCGCTGCCCCGAAGCGGGCTTGGCGCCGCCGGTCGGCGATCCGGCGCGCGGCCGCTATCTCCAATGGCTGTTCTTCTCCGCCGGTTGCGTGGACCCCGCCTTTTCCGAGCGGATGAACGGCTGGACGACCGACAGCGCCGCAACGGGATGGGGCAGTTTCGACCGGGTCTTCGCGGTCCTGGACGAGGCGCTGGCCGATGCCGGGAAACGGGGCGGCTGGATCCTGGGCGAACGCTTCTCCGCCGCCGACGTGCTGCTCGGCATCGACCTGCACTACGGCATGGACATCATCGGCATCGTGCCGCGCCGCCCCGCGTTCGAGGAGTATGTCAGGCGCTGCCTGGACCGCCCGGCGTTCCAGCGGGCGCTGGCGATCGACGCGGCGGGCGCGTGATGGCCGGCCCTTCCAGGCCCGGGGCCGGGACCGGCAGCGTCGTCCCTTGCCTGCGCTATCGCGATGCGCCCGCCGCGATCGACTGGCTGTGCGATGCCTTCGGCTTCGAGCGGCATGCGGTCTATCCGAACGGCGACGGCACCATTGCCCATGCCGAGATTGCCACGGGCCGGACCGGCGGCCGGGGTATGGTCATGCTCGGTTCCGCGGTCGAGGGCGAATATGGGGCCTTGATGCGCCAGCCGGACGAGTTGGGCGGCGCCAACACCCAGGGCACCTATGTGGTGGTGGAGGATGTCGACGCGCATTACGCCCGCGCCAGGGCGGCCGGCGCGCGGATCGCCATCGACATCAGGGACCAGGACTATGGCGGCAGGGACTATACCTGCCGCGACCCCGAGGGCCATGTCTGGACCTTCGGAAACTACGATCCCTGGGCGGAGTGACGACTGCGGCGCGGAGTTCTCAGAACTCCGCGTCCAGCTCCGGCAGTTCGTCGGGTTCCATCCTCGCGGCCTCGAACCATTCGGCCATGTCGGGCAGGGACAGGATATTGGCGCAATAATCCGAGCAAGCCTTGTCAAGCTTGACGTCGTAGGTCTGGAAGCGGGTGGTCACCGGCGCGTACATCGCGTCCGCCATGGTCGGCGTGGCCCCGAACAGGTAGGGACCGCCGTATTTTCCCAGGCAGTCGCGCCAGATGTCGGCGATCCGCTCGATGTCGGCGAGCGCCCCCGCCCAGACCTTGAAGCCGGGATAGTGCCGCTTCAGGTTCATCGGCAGGGCCGAGCGCAGCCCGGCGAAGCCCGAATGCATCTCCCCGCAGATCGAGCGGCAATGGGCGCGGGCGCCCGTATCCTCGGGCAGCAGGCCCTTGCCGGCCGGCCTGACCTCGTTGAGGTATTCGCCGATCGCCAGCGTGTCCCAGACCGAGTTGCCGCCATGGATCAGGCAGGGCACCAGGATCGACGGGGACAGCAGCAGGATCTCCGCCTTGGCCGATGAGTCGTCGAGCGGAATGATCCGCTCCTCGAACGTCAGCCCCGACATCCGTGCCAGGAGCCAGCCCCGAAGCGACCACGAGGAATAGTTCTTGCTGCTGATGACGAGGGTGGCATCGGCCATGGCTGGGGTCCCTCCTGGGCGGGCTGCCGTTCGATGCCCCAAGGATTGCGTGCATGGCGCTTGCAAGTCCAGAAGAAACGCTGTTGCTTGAAGGGGCTTTTGCCTATCATTTCGTATAGGCGAGGGCAGGGATTTTGGCGCGATTATTTCTTGGGCGGGCTGCCGAGTTCTTGTGCAATCGGGTTTTCCGCGAGCTTTTCGTTCGTTCTGAAATAAAGAAATCCACTCAGCGGATCGGGTGAACGCGTATGATTTACCAGCTGTACCAGCACCAGTCCGACATCCTCGATCCGTTGCGCTGGATGGCGAGGAGTTCCAGCGCCGTCTTCGGCCATCCCTGGCCGGGAATCGGCACGGGCGCCGTGGCGCGGCGGCTGTCGGCGGCGCTGGAGGTGCTGTCCTGCATGGGAACCACCCACACCCGCCCCGATTTCGGCATCCGCTCGGTCACCGTGGGCCACCGGGAGGTCGGCGTGACCGAGGAGGTGGTCCACCGCACCCCGTTCTGCTCGCTGGTCCGCTTCCGCAAGGACGTGTCGGTGCAGGAGCCGAGGGTGCTGGTGGTCGCCCCCATGTCCGGCCACTTCGCGACCCTGCTGCGCGGCACCTGCCAGACCATGCTGGCCGAGCACGACGTCTACATCACCGACTGGCACAATGCCCGCGACGTGCCGCTGTCCGAGGGACGGTTCGATTTCGACTCCTATGTCGACCACCTGATCGGGTTCTTCGAGTTCCTGGGGCGCGACTGCCACGTGGTGGCGGTCTGCCAGCCCTCGGTCGCGGTGCTGGCGGCGGTCGCGGTGATGGCCCAGTCCGACAACCAGTCCCAGCCGCGCAGCATGACCCTGATGGCCGGCCCGATCGACACCCGCGTCAGCCCGACCAAGGTCAACGAGCTGGCCATGTCCAAGCCGATCGAGTGGTTCGAGGAGAAGATGATCTCGACCGTGCCGCTGCGCCATGCCGGCGCCCTGCGGCGGGTCTATCCGGGGTTCGTGCAGCTGGCCGCCTTCATGCAGATGAACCTGGAGCGCCACGTCAAGGCGTACCGCGACATGTACGAGCATCTGGTCGCCGGGGAGGACGAGAAGGCCCGCGCGATCCGCACCTTCTACGACGAGTACCTGGCCGTGATGGACCTGCCGGCCGAGTTCTTCCTGCAGACGGTCCGGCTGATCTTCCAGGAGCACGCGCTGCCGCTGGGCACGCTGGAATGGCACGGCAGGCGGGTCGAGCCCGCCGCGATCCGCCGCACCGCCCTGTTCACCGTCGAGGGCGAGAACGACGACATCTGCTCGGTCGGCCAGACGCTGGCGGCCCAGGATCTCTGTACCGGGCTGCGCCCGCACCTGAAGCACCACCATCTCCAGGCCGGGGCCGGCCATTACGGCGTGTTCAACGGCCGGCGCTGGGGGGGCCAAGTCTATCCCATGCTGCGCATGATCATCCAGGCCAACGACTGAGCCGCGCGAAGCTCGCCGGCGGCGAGTCAAACCTCGCCAATCCGCGCGCCTTGCGCTACATAAGGCGCAACATCGACGGGAGGCCGTTGCGGTGGCGTCCCGTCGCACCCTGATCCACGTGAATTTGGTCGGAGAGACGCATGGCGTCCTATCAATACGTCTTTGTCATGAAGGGGCTGACCAAGATCTACCCCGGCGGCAAGAAGGTGCTGGATAACGTCTGGCTGTCTTTCTACCCCGGAGCCAAGATCGGCGTGCTGGGCGCGAACGGCGCCGGCAAGTCCACGCTGATGAAGATCATGGCCGGCATGGACAAGGACTTCAACGGCGAGGCCTGGACCGCGGAGGGAGCCACCGTCGGCTACCTGTCGCAGGAGCCGCAGCTGGACGAATCCAAGACCGTGCAGGAGAACGTCATGGAGGCCCTGGCGGGCACCAAGGCGCTGCTCGACCGGTTCGAGGAGGTCAGCATGAAGCTCGGCGAGGTCGAGGACCCCGACGAGATGACCGCGCTGATCGACGAGCAGGCCGAACTGCAGGAGAAGATCGAGGCGGCCGACGCCTGGGACCTGCAGCGCACGGTCGAGATCGCCATGGACGCGCTGCGCTGCCCGCCGCCCGACAGCGCGGTCACCAAGCTGTCCGGCGGCGAGCGCCGGCGCGTGGCGCTGTGCAAGCTGCTGCTCCAGAAGCCCGACCTGCTGCTGCTCGACGAGCCGACCAACCATCTAGACGCCGAGTCCGTCGCCTGGCTGGAGAAGTTCCTGGAGGACTACAAGGGCACCGTCGTCCTGGTCACCCACGACCGCTACTTCCTCGACAACGTCACCGGCTGGATCCTGGAGCTGGACCGCGGCCAGGGCATCCCGTACGAGGGCAACTACTCCGCCTGGCTGGAGCAGAAGCAGAAGCGGCTGGAGCAGGAATCCAAGACCGAGGCCAACCGCCAGAAGACCCTGGCGCGCGAGCTGGAATGGATCCGGCAGTCGCCCAAGGCCCGCCAGACCAAGAGCAAGGCGCGTATCTCCGCCTACGAGACGATGCTGGCGGAGAGCGGCAAGGCGCAGAACACCGACGCCCAGATCATCATCCCGACCCCGCCCCGGCTGGGCGGCGTGGTGATCGACGCCGAGAACATCGCCAAGGGCTTCGGCGACCGGCTGCTGTTCGAGAACCTGAGCTTCCGCCTGCCGCCCGGCGGCATCGTCGGCGTGATCGGCCCGAACGGCGCCGGCAAGACCACGCTGTTCCGCCTGATCACCGGCCAGGACCAGCCCGACGAGGGCAGCTTCAAGGTCGGCGACACCGTCAAGCTGGGCTATGTGGACCAGAGCCGCGACACGCTGGCGCCTAACAAGACGGTGTGGGAGGAGGTCTCCGACGGCCTGGACGTGATCGAGCTGGGCAAGCGCTCGATGCCGAGCCGGGCCTATGTCGCCGCCTTCAACTTCAAGGGCAGCGACCAGCAGAAGAAGGTCGGCCAGCTCTCCGGCGGCGAGCGCAACCGCGTCCACCTGGCGAAGATGCTGAAGTCCGGCGCCAACGTCCTGCTGCTCGACGAGCCGACCAACGACCTGGACGTCGATACGCTGCGGGCGCTGGAAGATGCGCTGGAAGGCTTCCCCGGCTGCGCCGTGGTGATCAGCCACGATCGCTGGTTCCTGGACCGTATCGCGACCCACATCCTGGCCTTCGAGGGCGAGAGCCACGTCGAGTGGTTCGAGGGCAACTATCAGGACTACGAGGCGGACCGCAAGCGCCGCCTGGGCCACGAGGCCGACCAGCCGCACCGCATCAAGTACAAGCCGCTGGTGCGGGCGTAACCGGGACGCGTCTCCGCCGGTCACCCTTAAGGGCGTGATCGGCGGAGATCTCCGCTTTCCCATGAACCTTGGACCCGATCCGGAGTTGTAAAGAGACCGCCAGCCAGATCGGGTTCTCGACATGACTTCGCGCAGACCGCTTTCGCCTCCCGAAGCAGCGGACTGGCCGGACGAGGAGTTCCCCCGTTTCAAGCGGCCCGTCGGTGCCGCCGCCCAACCCTGCGGGCCTGCGGAACCGGCCCCGGCGCGAAGGCCGCCGCCCGCGCCGCCGCGCCGGGGCGGGCGGTTCGCCCTGGGATTCCTGGCGGGCTTCCTGCTGGCGGGGATCGGGCTGGGCTTCGCGACCTATGTGCTGATCGTCGACGTGCTGGGTCCCGCCCGTCCGGCGGCGCCGACCGCGGTCGTGATCGAACCGGAAGTGCTGGGCGCCCCGCTTCCCCTGGGCGGGGAGGAGGAGGCGCTGACGCCGCGGCCGGAACCGCCGCCGGCACCGCCGGCCGCGGAACCCCCGCCGCCCGGACCGGCGGGGCCGACGCCGCTGAGCGGCGCCCGCCTGTTCGTGCATCATTACGTCGTTCCGCCGCTCGCCACGGTCGCCGCCGACGTGGTCGGGGCCCTGCGGTCCGACGGGCTGACCGTCATCGATACGCGCACCGTCCAGGCCAGCATCTCCGCCGGCAACGTTCGCTATTTCTTCCCGGAGGACCGGGACGCGGCGGCCAGCCTCGCCGAGCGGCTCAGCGGACTCTATCGCGAGCGGTTCGGGGGGCAGGATTTCCGGGTCATCGACTTCACCCACTACGACCCGAAGCCGCGTCAGCGCACGATCGAAATCTGGCTGCCCGGATGACCGGCCGTGTCCGGGGTCAGCGCCCCGGAACCTCGGTGATCGCCACGTGCCCGGGATGCGCGGCCACGCGGCTCAGCCAGGCCAGCACCGACGGGTAGGGCTTCAGGTCGAAGCCGCCCTCGTGGGCGACATGGGTATAGGCGTAGAGCGCGATGTCGGCGACGGTGTAGGTATCGGCGACGAAGAACCGGTTCAGCGCCAGGTGGGCTTCCATCACGTCGAGCGCGGCATAGCCGGCGATCCGCTTCTGGACCACGGATTCCTGGCGCCAGGGCGTCATCTCGACGCCGTGGGTCAGCCAGAAGCGGACGGTCGCGATGTTCGGCTCGTGGCTGTACTGCTCGAAGAACATCCATTGCAGCGCCTGGGCGTGGGCGAACCGGTCGGCCGGAAGGTATGGCGTGCCGTCCGCCAGGTAATGCAGGATCGCGTTCGATTCCGGCAGCAGCCGCCCGTCGTCCAGCTCCAGCAGGGGAATACGGCCGTTCGGGTTCTTCGCCAGGAACTCCGGCGTGCGGGTCTCGGCCTTGTCGATGTCGAGCGGGACGTACTCGTAGCCCTGCCCGAGCAGGGCCAGCATCAGCCTCGCCTTGTACCCGTTGCCCGAGCAGGGATCGTCGTAGAGCCGCATGGTGCCTCCGGATGCTGGGAGCGGTCGAACGTGCCCGCCGATGATAGCCGGCGGATGATAACCGATGGCCGCGAATTTCCAGTATGCCGCGAGCGCATGCTGTCGGGACGGGGGTGCGGCGCGTTACCCTGTGGTTTCCATCTTCCGGACACCGCGTACAGGTACCCAGCCCATGACGATACCGCCAAACCTTCACGCAGAAGAGCCGAACGACCTGGAGCCGTTCGACGATCCCCTTCTCGCGCCGGAGCAGCCTTCCGCCTTCCAGCGGACGATCCGCTACCGGCTGGCGGAGTGGAAGCCCGACGAGGCGGTGCTGGTGCTGGACCTGCTGCCGCGCCACCTGAACCGCGGCGGCGTCGTCCATGGCGGCGTGCTCGCCACCCTGATCGACACCGTCGGCGGCTTCGCCGGCACCTTCTGCACCGTTCCGGGCAACAAGCGCGGCACGGTCACGCTGTCGCTGACCACCAGCTTCCTGGGGCAGGCCAGCAGCGGCACGCTCCGCGCGGTCGGCCGCCGGCGCGGCGGCGGCCGCAAGATCTTCATGGCGAGTTGCGAGGTCTTCGACGCCGAAGGCAACCTGATCGCCATGGGCGAGGGCACCTACCGCTACCGCAGCGGCAGCGAGAACCCGGAGGGCGTGCCGGTCGGGTGATCGGCTTCGTTAGAGTCGGCAATCAGCAGCAGGACAATTTTACCGCATCTTTCTCAGGATATTTATATTGATTCGCGGCATATCCGTGGGAACAAACTACCTTAAGAGGAAGCTGGGCGGAGCTTACGGGCGGCCCGCGACCGCCCTGCGGGAATTTCTGTTCGATGGTGCGACGATGAGCGAAGCGATCTCTGATTTTGACCCGCAGTCGGGAGATGGATGCGAGCTCATCATAACCTTGAACCAGGGGCCGCTCGCGACCTCTCGGTCGAGGCATATGCCGGCCGATGCCTTACTATCCGGATCGACGCTTCAGGAAGTTGCGGTCACATCCGGGATCCGGTTCCGCAGACTGTTCGGCAGGGCGGACGGATCCAGCGGGGAAGCCCCGGCCGGCCGGCAGTTCGGTGCCAAGCGGTCCGCCGCTTCAAGGCTGGAGGCATTCTTCGCGGCGGAACCCGTTGGCGAACGGATGGGCCGAAGACAGTTGGAAGAGATCGCGGAGCGTCTGGCAGCATGCCCGGAGATCGCCGCCGCCTACGTCAAGCCCCCTGCTGCTCCGGCCACGCTGCTGGGGACCCCGGATGTCGGGCGGGTCGATCCGGGCCTCAAGGGCAAAGTCCCGCTCGGCCCCATGCCGTCGGGGATTTCCGATTTCACAGGTTCCCAGTCCTATCTGGAACCGGCTCCCGGAGGTGTCGATGCGTTCCATGCCTGGTCCCTGGCGGGCGGGCGTGGCGAAAAGGTGCGGATCATCGATGTCGAGGGTGGTTGGCAGTTCACCCATGAAGCCTTGAGAGCGGGGTCGGTCGGATTGCAGGGCGGAACTTCGATAGATCCCTCATGGCGGGATCATGGGACGGCGGTCCTGGCGCTGCTCGGCGGCTCCCATGGCGTCATGGGCGTGGCGCCCGGCTGCCAGTTCGGCGGCGTCTCCATTTTTCGGGAGAATGGCAGGGTAGGAAGCGCCGAGGCCATTTATGACGCGGCGGCAACGTTGGAGCCGGGTGACATCATCCTTGTCGAGATACACCGGCCCGGACCCCGCTACCAACTTTCAGTGATGCCCTACCAGGAGGGATACATCGCCACGGAATGGTGGGACGATGATTTCGCCGCGATCCGCAAAGTGGTGGACGACGGCATCGTCGTCGTCGCCGTGGCAGGAAATGGGGGAGAAAATCTTGATGATCCCCTTTACGATAGCGGATTGCCGGGCTTTCCTCACCAATGGCGCAATCCTTTCCGGCGTGGTACCCGCGACTCGGGCGCGATCCTCGTCGGGGCGGGAGCGCCGCCCCGCGGCAGTCACGGCCCCGACCGCTCGCGCCTGGACTTTTCCAACTACGGAAGCGCCGTCGATGCGCAAGGCTGGGGACGTGAGGTAGTCACCGCCGGGTATGGGGACCTCCATGGCGGAGCGGACGAGGATCGCTGGTATACGAGAAGCTTCAGCGGTACCTCGAGCGCAGCCGCCATGGTCGCCGGCGTGCTGGCCTGTATCCAGGGCATCCGGCGGGCCGCGGGACTCGCCCCGCTGAACCCCGGCCAAGCGCGCGACCTGCTTCGGGCCAGCGGGACTCCGCAGGTGGGGACTCCTGGTCAGCCGGTTGCTAGACGAATCGGCAGTCGACCCGATCTGAAGGCTTTGATTGCACTGGCGCTGTCATTCGCCTGATGCGCGGAGTATCGCTCGGCGATAGCCCTTGTGGCTTGCTTGACTCTCGCTAAAGATAGTTATCTCGCTGCTTGGAAGGTGTGTTATTGTAACTACCCCATACCGACTGATCGTCGCGCGGGTCCCGCTTGCGGCGCATGTCTCGGTTCATGGGGCGGGTTGAGAATAACCTGTCTGGTCGGAGGTTGCGTATGGAGATCGTTCTTACCGTGACGCCTGAGGCCGCGCGCTGGCTGCGTGAAGGCAATGTCAAGGAGAATGAGGAAGCCCAGCGCATCTCCAAAACCGTCCGGTCGCTCGGCGTCAGGCTGGTTCCCATGCATAAGCATATCCGGGGACGGGATGGCGGGCTCTCCACCTTCTTCATCATCGAAGGCGCGAAGCCCTGGCAGGTTGAGGCGATCACCGGCAAATTGCGCGGCATGAAGGCCGTTACGGGCGCTTACGCAAAGCCTGATGCAGCACCCGCTTCCGGGTTGGTCTCCGCACCCCTGAGCCGGGTCGGCTTCAGCCCGCGGTAACGGCATCCCCTGCGATAGCCACAGGCATGCGCCGGATCAGGGTTCCCGCGCATGCCTGCACAGCCGGAACAAGTCACCCCCGCATCTCGCGCAGCAGCTTGGCCGCCTCGATCGCCGAGTAGGTCAGGATCGCGTCGGCGCCGGCGCGCTTGAAGCCCAGCAGGGTTTCCATCACGACCCTGTCGTTGTCCAGCCAGCTGTTGGCCGTCGCGGCCTTCAGCATCGCGTACTCGCCGCTGACCTGATAGACGAAGGTCGGGACCGAGAAGGTCTGCTTCACGCGGGACACGATGTCCAGGTAGGGCATGCCCGGCTTGACCATGACCATGTCGGCGCCTTCCTGGAGGTCGAGGGCCACCTCGCGGAGGGCCTCGTCGGTGTTGGCCGGGTCCATCTGGTAGGTGCGCTTGTCGCCCTTCAGCAGCCCGCCCGAGTTCAGCGCGTCGCGGAACGGGCCGTAGAAGGCCGAGGCGTACTTGGCGGCGTACGAGCAGATGCGGACGAGCTGGTGGTTGCGCGCGTCCAGCGCGTCGCGGATGGCGCCGATCCTGCCGTCCATCATGTCGGACGGCGCCAGGATGTCGATGCCGGCGTCGGCCTGGGCCAGCGCCTGGGCGACCAGCACCTCCACCGTCTCGTCGTTCAGGATCACGCCGTCGCGCACCAGCCCGTCGTGGCCGTGGCTGGTATAGGGGTCGAGCGCCACGTCGCCGACCAGGCCCAGGTCCGGGAACTGGCTCTTGAGCGTGCGGATCGTGCGGCACATCAGGTTGTCGGGGTTGGCGGCCTCGGCGCCGTCCGGGGTCTTCAGCTCGTTCGGCGTGACCGGGAACAGGGCCACCGCGGGGATTCCCAGCTCCACGGCCTGCGCCACGTGGCCGACCAGCAGGTCCAGCGACAGGCGCTCCACGCCGGGCATCGATGCCACCGGCTCGCGCCGGTTCTCGCCGTCGAGCGAGAACACCGGCAGGATCAGGTCGTCGGTGCTCAGCCGGTTCTCGGCGACCAGCCGGCGGGTCCAGGCATCCGCGCGGTTGCGGCGCGGCCTCATGCGCAGGCTGAGCTGGCGGGTCGCGGCGGCTTCGGTCTGCGGCAGTTCGGCGGGCCGGGGCGGCTGCCGGTTGAACATCTTGGTGAACATCTGACCTGGAACTCGGGCTTGGAACGGGGGCTTTGAACTCGGAGTCGGCGTCCGGTATCGGGGCAAGAGGCTTGCCGGCTCCGGCGGGGACTGTACGCCGTTCAGGACGCCGGGCTCAATCCCGGATCTTGCGCCTGAAGCTCCCAGCGGTGTCCCCGCTTCACATATTGGCTCTTGAGCCCCGGAGTGAAACGGGCGCCCTCCCAGGATCGTACCAGGAAGGTCACCCTGGCGTCCTCGCCGGTTCCCTCGATGGTGATGAAATTGTACGCGTTCGGCTCGTTCCGCAGCCGGGTCGAGGTGGCCGTCGAGGCCTGGGCCACCAGGATCGAGCGTGCCACCTTGGTGTGGTGGCTCATGATGTCGCCGCTGTACGCCCGGTGCAGGTGCCCGGCCAGCATCAGGTCGACGCCGGCCTCCTCCAGCCGGCGCAGGGCCTCGCG is a genomic window containing:
- a CDS encoding class I SAM-dependent methyltransferase; the encoded protein is MSASPTDRRIQGSWHDNAGRWTAAVRSGAIASRRAGTDSAILGAVARLRPAHVLDLGCGEGWLARRLRDEAGCRVTGADGSAELVRLAREADPDGGYLHADYAAIAADPGRLGGPFDAVAANFALLDEDLSGLLRALAACASAGALVIQTVHPWTACGDGPYADGWREESFAGFGGPGGEPWSPMPWYFRTLETWIGDLRDGGWRVADLREPADPRTGRPLSLVLTCVAIPPERRGRVTAPPREAPASAP
- a CDS encoding glutathione S-transferase family protein: MTVMRLYWMPRTRSMRTLWLLEEAGCPYERVLVDLSTGAQSTPEYRRVNPMAKVPALVDGEAVVAESAAICAYVADRCPEAGLAPPVGDPARGRYLQWLFFSAGCVDPAFSERMNGWTTDSAATGWGSFDRVFAVLDEALADAGKRGGWILGERFSAADVLLGIDLHYGMDIIGIVPRRPAFEEYVRRCLDRPAFQRALAIDAAGA
- a CDS encoding VOC family protein, producing MAGPSRPGAGTGSVVPCLRYRDAPAAIDWLCDAFGFERHAVYPNGDGTIAHAEIATGRTGGRGMVMLGSAVEGEYGALMRQPDELGGANTQGTYVVVEDVDAHYARARAAGARIAIDIRDQDYGGRDYTCRDPEGHVWTFGNYDPWAE
- a CDS encoding glutathione S-transferase family protein; translated protein: MADATLVISSKNYSSWSLRGWLLARMSGLTFEERIIPLDDSSAKAEILLLSPSILVPCLIHGGNSVWDTLAIGEYLNEVRPAGKGLLPEDTGARAHCRSICGEMHSGFAGLRSALPMNLKRHYPGFKVWAGALADIERIADIWRDCLGKYGGPYLFGATPTMADAMYAPVTTRFQTYDVKLDKACSDYCANILSLPDMAEWFEAARMEPDELPELDAEF
- a CDS encoding polyhydroxyalkanoate depolymerase, with the translated sequence MIYQLYQHQSDILDPLRWMARSSSAVFGHPWPGIGTGAVARRLSAALEVLSCMGTTHTRPDFGIRSVTVGHREVGVTEEVVHRTPFCSLVRFRKDVSVQEPRVLVVAPMSGHFATLLRGTCQTMLAEHDVYITDWHNARDVPLSEGRFDFDSYVDHLIGFFEFLGRDCHVVAVCQPSVAVLAAVAVMAQSDNQSQPRSMTLMAGPIDTRVSPTKVNELAMSKPIEWFEEKMISTVPLRHAGALRRVYPGFVQLAAFMQMNLERHVKAYRDMYEHLVAGEDEKARAIRTFYDEYLAVMDLPAEFFLQTVRLIFQEHALPLGTLEWHGRRVEPAAIRRTALFTVEGENDDICSVGQTLAAQDLCTGLRPHLKHHHLQAGAGHYGVFNGRRWGGQVYPMLRMIIQAND
- the ettA gene encoding energy-dependent translational throttle protein EttA, with protein sequence MASYQYVFVMKGLTKIYPGGKKVLDNVWLSFYPGAKIGVLGANGAGKSTLMKIMAGMDKDFNGEAWTAEGATVGYLSQEPQLDESKTVQENVMEALAGTKALLDRFEEVSMKLGEVEDPDEMTALIDEQAELQEKIEAADAWDLQRTVEIAMDALRCPPPDSAVTKLSGGERRRVALCKLLLQKPDLLLLDEPTNHLDAESVAWLEKFLEDYKGTVVLVTHDRYFLDNVTGWILELDRGQGIPYEGNYSAWLEQKQKRLEQESKTEANRQKTLARELEWIRQSPKARQTKSKARISAYETMLAESGKAQNTDAQIIIPTPPRLGGVVIDAENIAKGFGDRLLFENLSFRLPPGGIVGVIGPNGAGKTTLFRLITGQDQPDEGSFKVGDTVKLGYVDQSRDTLAPNKTVWEEVSDGLDVIELGKRSMPSRAYVAAFNFKGSDQQKKVGQLSGGERNRVHLAKMLKSGANVLLLDEPTNDLDVDTLRALEDALEGFPGCAVVISHDRWFLDRIATHILAFEGESHVEWFEGNYQDYEADRKRRLGHEADQPHRIKYKPLVRA
- a CDS encoding glutathione S-transferase family protein — protein: MRLYDDPCSGNGYKARLMLALLGQGYEYVPLDIDKAETRTPEFLAKNPNGRIPLLELDDGRLLPESNAILHYLADGTPYLPADRFAHAQALQWMFFEQYSHEPNIATVRFWLTHGVEMTPWRQESVVQKRIAGYAALDVMEAHLALNRFFVADTYTVADIALYAYTHVAHEGGFDLKPYPSVLAWLSRVAAHPGHVAITEVPGR
- a CDS encoding PaaI family thioesterase — translated: MTIPPNLHAEEPNDLEPFDDPLLAPEQPSAFQRTIRYRLAEWKPDEAVLVLDLLPRHLNRGGVVHGGVLATLIDTVGGFAGTFCTVPGNKRGTVTLSLTTSFLGQASSGTLRAVGRRRGGGRKIFMASCEVFDAEGNLIAMGEGTYRYRSGSENPEGVPVG
- a CDS encoding S8 family serine peptidase translates to MSEAISDFDPQSGDGCELIITLNQGPLATSRSRHMPADALLSGSTLQEVAVTSGIRFRRLFGRADGSSGEAPAGRQFGAKRSAASRLEAFFAAEPVGERMGRRQLEEIAERLAACPEIAAAYVKPPAAPATLLGTPDVGRVDPGLKGKVPLGPMPSGISDFTGSQSYLEPAPGGVDAFHAWSLAGGRGEKVRIIDVEGGWQFTHEALRAGSVGLQGGTSIDPSWRDHGTAVLALLGGSHGVMGVAPGCQFGGVSIFRENGRVGSAEAIYDAAATLEPGDIILVEIHRPGPRYQLSVMPYQEGYIATEWWDDDFAAIRKVVDDGIVVVAVAGNGGENLDDPLYDSGLPGFPHQWRNPFRRGTRDSGAILVGAGAPPRGSHGPDRSRLDFSNYGSAVDAQGWGREVVTAGYGDLHGGADEDRWYTRSFSGTSSAAAMVAGVLACIQGIRRAAGLAPLNPGQARDLLRASGTPQVGTPGQPVARRIGSRPDLKALIALALSFA
- the hemB gene encoding porphobilinogen synthase; translated protein: MRPRRNRADAWTRRLVAENRLSTDDLILPVFSLDGENRREPVASMPGVERLSLDLLVGHVAQAVELGIPAVALFPVTPNELKTPDGAEAANPDNLMCRTIRTLKSQFPDLGLVGDVALDPYTSHGHDGLVRDGVILNDETVEVLVAQALAQADAGIDILAPSDMMDGRIGAIRDALDARNHQLVRICSYAAKYASAFYGPFRDALNSGGLLKGDKRTYQMDPANTDEALREVALDLQEGADMVMVKPGMPYLDIVSRVKQTFSVPTFVYQVSGEYAMLKAATANSWLDNDRVVMETLLGFKRAGADAILTYSAIEAAKLLREMRG